Proteins from a single region of Candidatus Afararchaeum irisae:
- the radB gene encoding DNA repair and recombination protein RadB, which yields MSDVAHDRRLTTGSDSLDSLLGGGFKRGSVSQIYGSPGTGKTNICLQTAVETIRSGGSVVYIDTEGISLERFRQIAGESYEETARDFIINEVYDFEEQDAAVRDVENVASEVDLVVLDSATGLYRIQDLDGGGDKGDRSPLKRLTRQVAHLTSLARKHGVAVVVTNQIYTNIDGKDDEEDYSPLGGKSIEHWTKTILRLTIQGGRREAVLEKHLSRETGESTDFSITSDGVE from the coding sequence ATGTCGGACGTAGCTCACGACAGGCGTCTCACTACGGGAAGCGACTCGCTCGACTCGCTCCTCGGCGGTGGGTTCAAACGCGGCTCAGTCTCACAGATATACGGCTCGCCGGGGACTGGAAAGACCAACATCTGTCTCCAGACAGCGGTCGAGACTATACGTTCGGGCGGGAGCGTCGTCTACATCGACACCGAGGGTATAAGCTTAGAGAGGTTCCGTCAGATAGCGGGTGAGTCGTACGAGGAGACAGCGCGCGACTTCATAATAAACGAGGTCTATGACTTCGAGGAACAGGACGCCGCCGTCAGAGACGTCGAGAACGTCGCGTCGGAGGTAGACTTAGTAGTTCTCGACTCGGCGACGGGTCTCTACAGGATACAGGATCTCGACGGAGGCGGTGACAAGGGCGACAGATCCCCTCTCAAACGTCTCACACGTCAGGTCGCACATCTCACGTCGCTCGCACGCAAACACGGCGTCGCAGTCGTCGTCACGAACCAGATATACACCAACATAGACGGAAAAGACGACGAAGAAGACTACAGTCCCTTAGGGGGAAAGAGCATAGAGCACTGGACTAAGACTATCTTACGTCTCACCATCCAAGGCGGGAGACGTGAGGCTGTACTCGAAAAACATCTCTCGCGCGAGACAGGAGAGTCAACCGACTTCTCGATCACGTCAGACGGCGTAGAATGA
- a CDS encoding orotate phosphoribosyltransferase-like protein: MKNIDDLMESARELQDRGLKTGEIADELNVSRETVNWLLSQDSGEGEEVPSDIHVDWSAIGGSSERLSLVSKALVDLIREDVGDEVEVVVGIAKAGTPVASLVAEELGCELADYTPRKQKWTGEEYDSLRGSFSRNFADVGGKKCVIVDDVVTSGTTMTEAIRFVEEKNGKPISAAVLANKSNETVIDGVRINSLIQVVPVE, from the coding sequence ATGAAGAACATCGACGATCTCATGGAGAGCGCTCGGGAGCTCCAGGACAGGGGGCTCAAGACGGGCGAGATAGCAGACGAGCTAAACGTCTCGCGGGAGACCGTCAACTGGCTCCTGTCGCAGGACAGCGGCGAGGGCGAGGAAGTTCCGTCGGACATACACGTCGACTGGTCGGCGATAGGCGGAAGCTCGGAACGTCTCAGCCTAGTCTCGAAGGCTCTCGTCGACCTCATACGTGAGGACGTCGGCGACGAGGTCGAGGTCGTCGTCGGAATTGCGAAGGCAGGCACCCCCGTTGCGAGCCTCGTGGCTGAGGAGCTCGGCTGTGAGCTCGCCGATTACACACCGAGAAAGCAGAAATGGACGGGCGAGGAGTACGACAGCCTTCGGGGCTCTTTCAGCCGGAACTTCGCCGACGTCGGAGGCAAGAAATGCGTCATAGTCGACGACGTCGTCACGAGCGGCACGACTATGACCGAGGCGATACGTTTCGTCGAGGAGAAGAACGGCAAGCCGATAAGTGCCGCAGTCCTCGCCAACAAGTCGAACGAGACAGTCATAGACGGCGTCAGGATCAACTCTCTGATACAGGTCGTTCCAGTCGAGTAG
- a CDS encoding amino acid-binding protein, which yields MIVTMTLELSDEPGELLKALSPISEHGGNIVSVTHQRGNVTPRGTLPVEITFEIVEGRHEDLIEDLRSKGVRIAQFGEEKFHESVTLVLVGHIIRGDITDTIESIEIDGVKVVDFSLAIPDDPEKTSSARLTVNATSDEKIDEAMDHLDEICERKDLLKMEPIGV from the coding sequence ATGATAGTCACTATGACTCTGGAGCTGAGCGACGAGCCGGGGGAGCTCCTCAAGGCTCTGTCACCTATCTCCGAACACGGAGGGAATATAGTGAGCGTCACACATCAGAGGGGTAACGTCACACCCCGCGGGACACTTCCCGTCGAGATCACCTTCGAGATTGTCGAGGGAAGACACGAGGATCTGATCGAAGACCTCCGGAGCAAGGGCGTCCGTATAGCCCAGTTCGGTGAGGAGAAGTTCCACGAGTCGGTAACTCTAGTTCTCGTAGGACACATAATAAGAGGCGACATAACCGACACGATAGAGAGCATAGAGATAGACGGAGTCAAGGTCGTCGACTTCTCTCTCGCTATACCCGACGATCCCGAGAAGACTTCGAGCGCGCGTCTCACGGTAAACGCGACCTCAGACGAGAAGATAGACGAGGCTATGGATCACCTCGACGAGATATGTGAGAGAAAGGATCTCTTAAAGATGGAGCCAATAGGAGTATGA